Within Rissa tridactyla isolate bRisTri1 chromosome 4, bRisTri1.patW.cur.20221130, whole genome shotgun sequence, the genomic segment CATTGTCATCCTGGTTTCCTTGAAAAGTCAAACATCTGAAGGGCGGTACAAGGCCCTCTCCACCTGTGGGTCCCACATCACGGTGGTGATTCTGTTCTTCGGGCCATGCACGTTCATCTACATCCGTCCGTCCAGCAATCTGTCGGAGGACAAGAGCGTGGCAGTGATTTACACTGTCATCACCCCCATGCTGAACCCACTCATCTACACGCTAAGAAACGGGGAGGTGAAGAGTGCCATGAGGAAACTGTGGAGTAGGAAAGTGGGAAGTGAAAATGGCAAGGTGTAGAGCTGTGGTAACATTTCCAAAGGATCGGAGAAAATCAAACACATGATCCCTTTTGTGAAAGTTCCCCCAGGATTGCCTTTCGAAGAAGAGCTTGCTGTTAGTTCCTGTTGTAATTAGGAAGACACTGAAGGTTCATCTTTTAATTTGAAAGACTTTGTGAACTCTGTGACAAGCCAGCATTCCCTTTCTGTTCTCTTGTCAACTGGTGCAGGCTCAGACCTGGGGCTCCTGAGCACTAACTGAAACACCAGTGTTTAAATAAATACTATGACAAATACTGAAAATGTTGTCCAGGTGGAGGATTCCATTACTCAGGTATAAGCTTCCAGATGAACTCCATCTGGTCTGTGATCCATTCGGCTGGGAAAGAGAGGACTGTGGTCACCTGCTGCTGGAAACAGAGGGCACTTTCTGCTTGCAGTGAATGCCTTTTTATGAGAACCCCATTGTGGTGTCTTGAATCCATGGGTTTGCAAATAAAAACCTGACATTAGGTGATAGTTGGGTCATTTGCTGATGCAGGTAACAGGAGAGGgaccttctccccttcccctgccagtgCAACAAATCCATTCTGcggtgttcaaagtcaggttggatggggctttgagcaacctgatctagtgaaaagtgtccctgcccagggcaggggggtttggactggatgatcttcaaaggttccttccaacccaaactgttctataaTTCTATCTTCTTCACCTATCACTGATGCCATCCTCCCAACCATCTCCTCTATCTTTCAGctctcaggtttttttattttaatgtttagaCTAATACAGAATCATACATCTAATGAAAGACACTTTGCTGAATGTAAAAAATTAAGGAGTCGCCAAAGAAGGCATTTGGAGGCACAATTTCTTGTgtcaatagaaaaaagaaaaaagaactgttGAGGAACTATTCCGGTATGCAAGACAACTCCTCCCCCAACAGAGCATATTTACACACCCACACAAGGGAAGAAGCATGTTTCCCATGGGAAACAGCTGGTACACCTACTCTcgggagagggaaaagaagaaacatgagGATGAAAGACCAAACCAGTGCAGTGCCAGTCAAAGCTGTCACAGGGTGATAAGCTATAGCAGCTCAGGGTCTCCACCTGAGGAGCTACAATGAGACAAGAGACCCTAATCCCTACCTTGCCAGCAGAAAACCACCAAATCAGCTGAGTGAGGAAGGAAGAGAACTGCTTGATTCCGTCCAAAAGTAATTGAAGCACTTCTATTTCTTCACTTAACATTCCCTATAAACACCTGCACCCGTCTTACACCTCAGTGTGACTTAAGTAGGATTCAAGGTTACGAGGTGTTCCCAGCACAAGCTAGGGCTTATAACTTTAGATATATACACGAAATTATATAGATaggtatatatattaaaaatagatactttttttttatgcttttgggGGTGAacaacaggggttttttttgacatctCACTTTCGGGTGCTGCTGGGCAAATATTCGACCATAGTTTCTGGAAGGTGTTACTGAACACAACAGTGGGCTCCTCTACACTTCAGTAAGAATTCTTAGAAGAACTTAATTCCTGAGATAAAGGGTTGCTTCTGTGTTTTGCATTGTCTCAGTAAAACCTGGTAAAACAGTGAGGACTAACCACAAGCCTTTCTAAATTTTTGAAGTAATTTCCTGGTTTACTTCTTGTTTCAGATTTGTGCAGCAGATGTCTAAGAGATAACAGTCTATCGCACAGTTGCGGTATTTCTTTTGTGCTGTCAACGTGCAATGGTAAGAACGAGTTAGTAAGAAATAAGAACATATATGAGAAATATTAGCTTAGGAGAGAAGCAGGATTTATATAAATGTCCTGTGCAAGAGACATCTTTACTTCAAGAACACTTGATTGCAAAGTTAAGGTGAATATAAAGCTTGCAAATGGCCAGGTGTGGTGTTTATTTGAACCAGAAATTCTTCCAGAAGAAATACATGTCTATTTATCTGGACAGCATTACAAAGCCAGCCAGCAAACAAGGAGGCAAGCGAACCCTTGTGCGATGTAACGGTCTGGATGACTGCACTCCAACATCACTCTCCAGAGACTACCCTAACAGCTACCCAAAGTATTTTTAGCTCCTTGTCCACTGATGATTTCTGACAAAACTTGGTATGCCTCTGGGATCTCATTACTCCCGATAGTCTTGTGCTTCTGCTGTGTGatttacttcaaatatttctgCTACAATTTCCCCAGCTTGTGGGACGTAATTGTTCTCGTAGATGCTCTTGGAAGTCGCTTTCCACAGAATGAGAAATGCAGATGGAAAGTCAGGCTGTTCTTTTCAGCCACTGTAGGTTTTGGAATTGGCGGAGATACGGGCGGCTTTCTCAACATCTATGCAACAACTTGCAGCTGAGACGTTCTGATAAAAGCACCTAAAGTGGTCAGAGGAGGTCATCAAAGGACGAATAGCAAGCGAACTCTCAGAAAATATGAACTGTGTAAGTTTTCTGATGTTATTCCTTTGTTTTGTTCAAGTGTGACTGAAATCCTACCtttaaaaattagcatttctGGTGAGCGACTTTTGTGAGGTCCATTtcaagaattagaaaaaaaatcacttacagATCTTTCAGCCTTTGTTTCAGTTGGTGTcttatttgccttccccccccccccagttataTGTCATTTCCAGAAAGATCTGTCAAAAGGACATTGTGTCCTCTCAGCGTTACAGAGAGGGCTCAGGAGCTGACAACAGCACTTCCGATGTGCTCAGCCTTACATTTTCGGAGCTGTACGTGTCAGGCAATGGTGGTCATGACACACACACTTTGGTCTTCCCCACGGTGCTTCCCCTCTGCTCAAGGACAGGCACAGAGATAGGGATGGAGACACTAAGGAGACTTTCCTCTGTTGGGGAGTAGCCACTAGGTGAGGCTCAGGAGAAAGAACGGAGTGTCCTGTGATTGTGAAACAGAATTCAGACCCCGAAGGGCTTGCTGATATCACAGACAAGGCTATTACACCTTTGCCACTTCTGTCTTCATGGATAGATTGAACACTAGTGGTACTTGTGTGCTGCATGGGAATGCCTCAACGGTGAATTCACGGGTGTTGGTGAGTAAAGCAGGGTCACTGGCGGTGCATTTGCTACCCCACTGTCACTACAGGTGTATTTATGAGGTGTTGCGCACTAAGTCCAGCACCTGGGTGAGGTATACAAAGCCCTGCTAATGCACCATTAATGCAAATTAGCTCCAGATTCGTTCCTTCGTGTAGTGTAAGAAAGGCAGTCCAAGAAAACACTGTCCGGTTCTTTCTGTGACTGAACTTACTCGGGTCTATTACACTCAGAGAGATAATAAGGAATAGTTCCGTGGCATTCCTTTAAAGGACTGAAAAGGAAAGTGCAATCACTGCTTGTGCGAGGACCTTCCTCAGGCCATGATCCAAGTGTTGAGACTTGAATTATAGTCGCACTGGTCACCTCTTATTTCCAATTCAACATTATAGGGTAACAGTGGGGGGACCTGGTAATTAGTTGTCTTTTTTAGAAGAGGCAAAGGCGAGAACTAGGATTCCTGAGGATATTATTTCTACCACCCTCCTCAAATAAATAACCTGAGCTTGTTATTGTATATATCAATAATCCATTCTGATTTGGACTTTACCTGTTATTCCTTGAAGGAGGCATTGACTTTAAATGGAAACTGTCCCAAAAAGTCAGCAAAGGAAATTTAACTTACCAGCAGTCAGTATGTGTGTGTACTGATAACGTCCCCCGTCTAATGCTATAGCTGGCATCTCTTTTGTGTGCTTCAGGTCCTGTCTACATGGTGTCTATGGAGAACAAAAGAAATGTGACGGAGTTCATCCTTCATGGACTGACACAAGATAAGGCAGTAGCAAAAGTGTGCTTCTCATTATTCTTACTCTTCTATGCTGCTATCGTTCTTGGAAACCTGCTTATCATCATTACTATAAAGACAAGTGGACAGCTGAACTctcccatgtacttcttcctgggCTACTTGTCTTTTCTAGACATCAGTTACTCTACTGTCACAGCACCCAAACTCATTTATGACCTCCTTGTTGAGAAGAAGACCATCTCTTTTGTGGGCTGCATAGCTCAACTGTTTGTGGGCCATTTCTTCGGGTGCACTGAGATCTTCCTTCTCACAGCGATGGCCTATGATCGTTGCATTGCCATATGCAAGCCGCTTCGTTACACAAATATTGTGAACAAGCATGTCTGTGGCTGGCTGGTGGCAGCTTCTTGGGTGGGAGGCTTTGTGCACTCCATGGTGCAGACCCTGCTGACCATTCAGCTACCGTTTTGCGGGCCCAATGAGATTGACCACTATTTCTGTGATGTTCACCCTTTACTGAAGCTGGCCTGCACTGACACCTACATCGTTGGTGTCACTGTGGCTGCCAATAGCGGTGCGATTTCCCTGAGctgttttgttgttcttgttgtgTCCTATGCTGTTATCTTGGTTTCTTTGAGGACACGCTCTTCCGAAGGGCGCCTCAAAGCACTCTATACCTGTACCTCCCACATCACTGTTGTAGTTCTGTTCTTTGGGCCATGTATTTTCATCTATATGCGCCCTTCCACCACCTTTGCAGCCGACAAGATGGTCTCCGTGTTCTACACCATCATCACGCCTATGCTCAATCCCTTGATCTACACCCTCCGAAACCGAGAGGTGAAAAACGCCATGAAAAAGTTGTGGAGCAGAAAAGTGAAGCAGAGTGAGCAATGAAACAACACGGTGCATGTTTGTAAAATGATGTGAGCTTAAGAAACcatggggagggaaagagaattGTTCAGGAGAGACTTTCCAGTAGCGTTGCTCTGTTTTTAGCCCAGCTGTGCAGAATAGGGCTGACACTAAACTCAATGGTTTATATAACTCATCTTCTTTGGACCCTGTCAGTCAAAAGGATGTGAGGTTATTGCCGGCTACCAAACCTGAACATTGGGGGTGGTATTGTGGCATTTACCTTCAGGCGCCTCATAGCTGTGTCTTGGGTATTTGTCTAGGCTTCTCCTGGCATTAGGAGAAACAACCAAGTATTTTGAGAGGTTGTTCTTTCCTACTGGGTCCTAAAAGCTTTGGAGAGCAGCATCTCCTTACGATTCTGCACAAAGGAGTGACGGTGGTACCAAGCTTCCAAGAATAAACAAACCTTTCAGTACGGCACAGCCTTGGCAGCTTCTATCTCACGTATTTTGATGTGCTAACAGGAGGTGTCTACAACTGAGCGGTCAGCAGCCTTTGGGTGGACGGGACTCATTTCATGGTCAAATAGGACCATGAGAGAAGAAGGAGGTTATATTAGGTCTCTGCATGACATGGAGAGATGGCAGATTGTACTGAAGTGCCAGCAAATAAGTAAACACCGAtatgtaaatattaaaaatgttttccaggcAGAGCATCTTATTAGCTAGGGTGTGAATTTTCAGTCAGGCAACCTCCAACTACTCTGTAGCCCGTCCAGTTGGGAAATGGTGGCCCAAGGTGTTGGCGATATTGATTTGTTGCCTGCTGCTGGAAGCAATCGTACCATTGGCATTCCCTTCCTGCTGGTAGTAAAAGCCTTGTTACGAATACCACATTGTCACACGCTGAATCCATGAGTTAGCTATTAAAAAGCTGGTACTAGGTGCAAGCATGATCACTTGCTGATGCCGATAACAGGAGGGgaatcttctctccttcccccgTCAGTGTAATTTCCTGTAATAATAATTACTATTATTACAGCTCTATGTCAGTACCATGATTCAAAAGCTCACCAGGCTAATAGCAAAAAGCTTTCCTACAACGGTGAATCTGAATGTTCccatttttatgtatttggtaCTTTCTGGTCAATGTGCTATCTGCTTCGGTTTTGTTCTCCCTTCTGCCCCTGGTTCCTCAAACACTCATAACCTAAGCAGTCCAGTGACAACAAATGTAAGACGTGCAAATTAATGCCCAGGTTCAAAAAAACCTCCTGTACTATAACCTTAAAATTATGGCTATTCTTGCTTGGATCAATTTCATTTATGGGAGCCCTGCTGTCCAACACCTTTCCGAGACCTTAAGTTCATGTCATAGGTGACCTTTGTAATCTATCAGGGCAGCAATCCAAGCATGGTTAAAGACCGTAGACAGTGACTGATCCACAATCCAGTGGAATTGTCAGGATAGTTTTTGTAGCTTTATTGAGTCACTGGATGAAATTTCATATTTTGGCCGGTATTTTGGAGCTTTTACACTAGTATTATCTAAGGGGTAGGTAACTCAGTGGAAACACAAGAATTAAGTATTTCTCCATATTGAAAAGCAACCACGT encodes:
- the LOC128908720 gene encoding olfactory receptor 4S2-like → MVSMENKRNVTEFILHGLTQDKAVAKVCFSLFLLFYAAIVLGNLLIIITIKTSGQLNSPMYFFLGYLSFLDISYSTVTAPKLIYDLLVEKKTISFVGCIAQLFVGHFFGCTEIFLLTAMAYDRCIAICKPLRYTNIVNKHVCGWLVAASWVGGFVHSMVQTLLTIQLPFCGPNEIDHYFCDVHPLLKLACTDTYIVGVTVAANSGAISLSCFVVLVVSYAVILVSLRTRSSEGRLKALYTCTSHITVVVLFFGPCIFIYMRPSTTFAADKMVSVFYTIITPMLNPLIYTLRNREVKNAMKKLWSRKVKQSEQ